ACGTTTCGTACGGGCGGCGCCCGTCACGTCGGCGACTGGTTCCACGGCGAAACCTGGAACCCGCTGGAGAAACCACACGTTCAGGGTGAGGTTTTCTGGCCGGAGGCGTGGCTCAAGCTTTCGGCCACGCAGACCCTGCTCAATGTGCAGGGCAACGGCCTGCCCGTGAATCAGCCGACCGGCAGCTTTCCCATCGCACGGACCGATCCGGTGTACGCCTACGACACCAATCCCAATCCCATCACGCAGGTGGACCTGAACTTCGACATTCCGCTGGAACCGGTCAGGGCGGCCCAGCCCGGCTGTCTGGGACTGGGGATGATCGGGTTCACCCTCACGGGCGTGGCGTTTTACAACGCGCTGGACGATGCCGGCAACGACGCTGCCGCGCATGAGGTTCAGGACCTCTGCAACGGCCATCCGCAGGGCAAGGGCCAGTACCACTACCACAGCAGCTCTCCCTGTCTGCCGGGAGCGGACAGCAACGCCGTGGTGGGCTGGGCCCTTGACGGGTATCCCATCCTGGGAATGCGTGACGCTGGGGGAACACTGTTGACGAACGCGGCGCTCGACGCCTGCCATGGGCGCGCCGAATCGGTGAACGTCGATGGGCGCACCTACGACTACGCTTACCGCCTGACCCCGGAATACCCGTACCTGCTGGGTTGTTACACCGGGGAGGTGCGGTCTGAAACCACGCGGGACATCCGCAGTTCGCTGGGGCCGCCTACGCCGCGCGGACCGGATGGCCGTCCCAGCACACCGCGTCGACCCTGAAGGCTGGCTGCGCAGCGTTTAAGCAGGGGGATGTGGGCCTGCCGAACCCATGCCTGTCATGATTCCAGCCTTTGACCGTGGCCTGTGGGCCGGCGGGCTTTGGTGGCTTCATACCTCAAAACATCGCCATCTTCGTTGGTGGCGAGGGACGACTGGAAGGTGGCCTTTTGCTGTCTGGGACGGTCAAGAATGAAGCCATTGGCCGCTGGGCAGTGAGTGCCAACAATTGTGCGCTATACTTGCCACGAGTGTTCTTTAGTACGGACGGGCCCAGGGGTGCTCTAGGTGATCTACCCGACGTCCTTTCGTACTTGGAATTCGAGGAGTAGAACATGGCTACAGGTAAAGTGAAATGGTTTAACGCAGAAAAGGGCTTTGGCTTCATCGAAACGCCCGGCAGCCCTGACGTCTTCGCGCACTTCAGCGCGATCCAGAGCAGTGGCTTCAAGAAGCTGAACGAAGGCGACGAAGTGGAATTCGAAGTCGAAGAAGGTCAGCGCGGCAAGGGCCCCCAGGCCAAGAACATCGTGGTCACGAAGGCTGCACCTGCACCTGCGTTCGGCGACCGCCCTCGCCGCGACGACCGCTGGTAATCGGAGCAAATTTTCAAGCTGGAGAAGGGAGCCTTTATGGGCTCCCTTCTTTTTGGCGGATTCGGCTTATTGGAGCTGCGACAGGATTCGGGAATCGTACTGCGCCAAGAAAAAGCGTGCAGGATGGGCTTTGCTCGAGCAATGTTCGGTATGCCTCATGGAGTCCCCGCTCAGTCCGGTGTCCTTCCACCCCAGGGGCGACACGTGCGCGAGCAATGGGTCGGGCACGTCCTGTCTTCTGGCGTGCAGGGCCTCCAACACCCGCCCGCAGGGCACGGAGATGCACGGTCCGCCCGTTCGGAGTCCCCCACGCTGCAGATATGGGCTCGGGTTTCACTTCGCCCACCCGGCTGATTTGTACACTGGGTAGATGAACCGTCCCCTGGCTTCGCTGCTACACGCCGCCGCGGTGGACCGCGGCCTACGTTCCGGGGATCGCTTGCCGGATGAGCGTGAACTGTTTGAGCTGGTTCGAGACATGCCGTACGCGCGCTCAAGTGCGCATGATCCGGAGGTGATCGTGCGCGAATGGCGTGGAACGTGTAGCACGAAGCACGAGTTGCTGGCCGCCCTGTACGCCGAACTCGGGTTGCGCAGCACGGTTTATGCCTGCACGCAGGAGATCCGATTGCCGCCCGGGGCCGCGCCGGAACTGGCCGAGTGGACTGACGGACCCGTGATAGATGTCCACAATTATCTGATTCTGCACGGGCCGGGTGGTGACCGGTTGATAGATGCGACGTGGCCGATCTCGACGCGGGCACTGGGGTTGCCCGCGAACGGGTGGGGACCGGATATGCAGATTGCGTGTGTTCCGCTGGAAACGTGGGCGCTGGAGCCGGGTACGGACGTGGCGGCATTCAAGGCGGCGCGGCTGCAGGAGCGCTACTCCCCTGAGGAACTGGAGCGGCGGGACACATTCATCCAGGCGATTGGCCGCCTCTTTACCAGAGGAGAGGAAACAGGAGCCTCCTCAGCGCCCGTCGG
The DNA window shown above is from Deinococcus aerophilus and carries:
- a CDS encoding YHYH protein, with the translated sequence MNPELNRVHPTSIPAPERPRRAARLLGALALGCSLLTCAQAHGGATTSSTSVSELPVGDGHVTDTPQVGNVYSCSTTFRTGGARHVGDWFHGETWNPLEKPHVQGEVFWPEAWLKLSATQTLLNVQGNGLPVNQPTGSFPIARTDPVYAYDTNPNPITQVDLNFDIPLEPVRAAQPGCLGLGMIGFTLTGVAFYNALDDAGNDAAAHEVQDLCNGHPQGKGQYHYHSSSPCLPGADSNAVVGWALDGYPILGMRDAGGTLLTNAALDACHGRAESVNVDGRTYDYAYRLTPEYPYLLGCYTGEVRSETTRDIRSSLGPPTPRGPDGRPSTPRRP
- a CDS encoding cold-shock protein; protein product: MATGKVKWFNAEKGFGFIETPGSPDVFAHFSAIQSSGFKKLNEGDEVEFEVEEGQRGKGPQAKNIVVTKAAPAPAFGDRPRRDDRW